CCCACACCTTACTAACtaagccacacgagcttgattaattcattaggcaatatatgtcataATATGGAaacaaatacgctaccgctttcCGCTACGACAAAATGTGATGGCGCAACGGTATGGATAGCGGTAGAGTCATTTTATGCATGGCTAATCGTGAGAGCAaatagttagctcttattagcaagcttactcaagttagccattggcaatgtgccaggctaatagcaagtggtgaTAACAAGTAACAATtacctttcattgtttataagctgatttttaacacctaggcaacgccgggcatccaGCTAgcaatgacaaatgttgttatatgttaaatacaaataaatgttctgttcaaagacttttttattacccggacaacgcTGGAtaatacagctagtatatgcatatatataatataaatacattatttgttataaatacacacaactatagatatatacagaTGTGTTATATGTATACTCATGTTACAatatatatgctataatatacGTTACTATACgctataatatatgttataagctataattatatatatatataaatactatgtataatgcatatataattctgtgtttttataaaaaaaaactttaaagttcAGCATGCGAAATTATATGAGTTTTGGATGCAGTAAGATATATACCAAGGCAAGATCAGATCAGATAAGGTTTAAAATGAGAGAATAATGCTCGAGGTGAAGCCTATTGCAGATATCAACTGTTCTGAATGATGCAGGCTGCGTACAAACAACTGAATGAATAGATGCTGTCAGACAACAAACTAAACCAATGAGAGAAATTGTGAGCTCCTTTTGTATATACAGCGCAAGTAAATAGCAACAAGGACAGTAAAAGGTCAAAGCAACCAGTATTTGCAGTGCATGTCTTCAATTTGCCGTATGTCAAGACTTAGTTATCTACATGTAAAACTAAAGCTTTACTTGAGCAGGTACCCTTCTCGCCAGTCTAACAATATTGACATAAGTCTCCATAGTTTGATACGTATGGCATTCAAGGCATCACTGACATCGCATCAAACTTTCAGACCCTGTTAATTATCAACTCTATCTTATAAACTAGACTTTCTCTATTTAGTTTTGGGGTGTCTATAATTTTGTCACTTACCTTGATAAACAGTAGATAAAGCTATAAAACTATAACTAATCGCACAAGTTTCTTggatttgttaaaaatttatgatGCTGCTACGATGTACCTACTAGTTTTAGTGCTACCAAGGTAAAATGTGGCACCTCAAAATAGTGCTTGTGGAGACATTAACTATCAACATGTTATGGTACATGAAAAAATTCCAGACAACCTTCGCAAGACAAGCGTACTTTTTTTGGCAAGCAAATGAACTAGTGACACTATCTATGGGGAAGATGCCTCTGCCACCACCCACAATTCAATAATAATGCTCTCAGTGCCTGTATATTTAAGGTCAAATTGTTTAGATAACAAAGCAATTAACAGGAAAAAAGTGGTTACACAGAATGGTGAACTGAAGGAAGAGAGTGCGGTCATATTTTCCATTAACCGAGTAGCGACTCATTCCCAAGATCTCACTGTACATACAAGGCATCTGCTTTATTCATCTTGTATTACTATGTGTGAGCACTAGACTCAGGCTTTATCAATAGGTGAACGTTTAAACTCCAgagtaaatttttatatttaacttGTTACGTTTGTGTCATGGATATGTCATAATAAACCGTGTGATAATCTCCAGTATTAAATTGTTAAAGCTTACAATGAATCAAGAATAACCAGGGCTATATACTTTACAGTAGCAACAAATGCATTTAAAAAAGGGTGTCTAAAAATCAAACTCAAATGATCTAAAGAAATCCAGTAAAGGATGTGAAATTAGACCAAGagtaattcgttagctatgcaTAACCTGCCAACTCTTTTTGAAacataataaattgtttttaaattgcaAAAAACTCGAAAAAAAAAGTGTTTAATGTAACGATAGCCATTGTTGTCCAAGAAATATAATTATCCTGCTTTTAGTTAACACAAGGTAGCACGACTCTTAGTTGCTCCTGTTTGAAAGAACGGCCatcaaatgtatttttatagttatatagtttttgtaaaaataataaccTTAATTAGCATGAACAATCAGATGCACTTGCAGGATTTGCTATCAATGGCATCAACAACTCAAACACTGTGATGTATGAGAGACGATATGAGCTGTCAAGCCGTGTAACCAGTCTCGTGACGGTATTTGAAGATCTCGCAGGAGCATTGGTGGTTCGTAACTCTACTCTGACAACTTGATGACTTGGAACCATTCTGATAATGAATAGGTGGTGCCAAGCCTCTCATCACAGTAAATAGTCAGCTTTCTTCATCCCAAAATTAGAAGTTGAACTTTCTGTGGCAGCAGTAGGAATAAAGTACAATTACTCCTAATTGATATGTCAGCGGCTTGGAATGGTCTGCAAGTTTTCAAATGAATGAGcattatttatttatcaaaCAATATACAGCCAAGCTATAGCGAAGCCTCTGTTAAGTTTTGTTATATTGTTAggtaaatacagtgaaacttccttcttacaaaattaatttgttttgtaAGCCATTTCGTAAGTCGAAACAGAAAAGCGTTTTGTCATATACACGCTTTAATCCCTTCCAAGTCCACACAAAACTTAATTGGACATAATAGTTGCATAAATTTTGCACCTGTGCAATGATTGCAATTTGTGAtgaatacatattaaaattatattactacATGATAAACAAAAATGTACACATGGAAAAAAGAACAGAAAGATAATTAATAATACCACGAGCGGTTTATTGGTTTCTTTACTTTTTGCATTAGCTATTTAGATGATGGCACGCAAAGGAGGAAGGAGAGGATGGCGGTCAGAGGAAGGGGTCAAGTGTTGTATTGCTGTTTTAGTTTTGCTTCGTTCAGAATAAATGTTTTCAGACTGCCAatagaaaaatttatttacataaacACGAATTGAAAAACTGTGTCATCATACAGAAAACACAAGACTTGATATTCTAGAAACTAAAGTTGACCTACACAAAAAGTATCATGTCACACAGGGTATCATTTCACAAAAAGTATCATGTCACAAAAAGTATTATGTCACAAAAAGTATCATGTCACACAAGGTATCGTGTCACACAGGGTATGTCTTGTAACACTGCCTTGCTTACTTTCTTACCTCTTTGTTGACCAAAACTATTCAATGATGGTGATTGGCTTCTTCTAGGTGATTCTGGTTGGTTATAATGGCTCAACACGACACAAGCCACGACTCATGGCATGTAGCTTCACTCTCATGTGTATTGGACTCTTCATCATGTGCCTCCCTCAGTTCGCCTCTCCTCCGTATGATCCCATAGCCAGATCTCAGACTACAAGAAATGGTTTGTAATAGG
Above is a window of Watersipora subatra chromosome 3, tzWatSuba1.1, whole genome shotgun sequence DNA encoding:
- the LOC137390559 gene encoding solute carrier organic anion transporter family member 4A1-like; amino-acid sequence: MALQETKKKEVNTSCGYTKACRPKWLQAFSNAKAFLVVMTACTITQGFAINGINNSNTVMYERRYELSSRVTSLVTVFEDLAGALVVILVGYNGSTRHKPRLMA